One Peterkaempfera bronchialis DNA window includes the following coding sequences:
- a CDS encoding acetolactate synthase large subunit, whose translation MNEQAAPHRGDHPAAHSATGSHAAETMTGAQSLIRSLEAVGADTVFGIPGGAILPAYDPLMDSARVRHILVRHEQGAGHAAEGYAQATGKVGVCMATSGPGATNLVTPIADAYMDSVPMVAITGQVASASIGTDAFQEADICGITMPITKHNYLVTDPAEIPRVIAEAFHIASTGRPGPVLVDIAKDALQKQTVFRWPPETSLPGYRPVTKPHAKQIREAARLLVNAKRPVLYVGGGVLKARATAELRILAELTGAPVTTTLMALGAFPDSHPQHLGMPGMHGTVPAVTALQKADLIFALGARFDDRVTGKLDSFAPHAKIVHADIDPAEIGKNRAADVPIVGDAREVLADLIVAVQAEHEAGRKGDYTAWWKRLNEWKTTYPLGYAPAPAGELSPQQVIERIGQLVGPDAIYAAGVGQHQMWTSQFIGFEKPATWLNSGGAGTMGYAVPAAMGAKAGCPDTQVWAIDGDGCFQMTNQELVTCALNNIPIKVAVINNGSLGMVRQWQTLFYNQRYSNTVLHSGPGHDGVAPPAAGTRVPDFVKLAEAMGCYGLRCESPDQLDAVIKEAMSINDAPVVIDFIVHQDAMVWPMVAAGTSNDEIMAARDVRPDFGDELD comes from the coding sequence ATGAATGAGCAGGCCGCCCCGCATCGCGGGGACCACCCGGCAGCCCACTCCGCTACCGGCTCCCACGCCGCAGAGACGATGACCGGCGCCCAGTCGCTCATCCGCTCCCTTGAGGCCGTAGGCGCCGACACCGTCTTCGGCATCCCGGGCGGCGCCATCCTTCCCGCGTACGACCCGCTGATGGACTCCGCCAGGGTCCGCCACATCCTGGTCCGCCACGAGCAGGGCGCCGGCCACGCGGCGGAGGGCTATGCGCAGGCCACCGGCAAGGTCGGCGTCTGCATGGCGACCTCCGGCCCGGGCGCGACCAACCTGGTCACCCCGATCGCCGACGCGTACATGGACTCCGTCCCCATGGTCGCCATCACCGGCCAGGTGGCCAGCGCCTCGATCGGTACGGACGCCTTCCAGGAGGCGGACATCTGCGGCATCACCATGCCGATCACCAAGCACAACTACCTGGTCACCGACCCAGCCGAGATCCCCCGGGTGATCGCCGAGGCCTTCCACATCGCCTCCACCGGCCGCCCCGGCCCGGTGCTGGTCGACATCGCCAAGGACGCCCTCCAGAAGCAGACCGTCTTCCGCTGGCCGCCCGAGACCTCGCTGCCCGGCTACCGGCCCGTCACCAAGCCGCACGCCAAGCAGATCCGCGAGGCCGCCCGGCTGCTGGTGAACGCCAAGCGCCCGGTGCTCTACGTCGGCGGCGGTGTGCTCAAGGCCCGCGCCACCGCAGAGCTGCGCATCCTCGCCGAGCTGACCGGCGCCCCGGTCACCACCACCCTGATGGCCCTCGGCGCCTTCCCGGACAGCCACCCGCAGCACCTGGGCATGCCCGGAATGCACGGCACCGTCCCGGCGGTCACCGCACTCCAGAAGGCCGACCTGATCTTCGCCCTGGGCGCCCGCTTCGACGACCGGGTCACCGGAAAGCTGGACAGCTTCGCCCCGCACGCCAAGATCGTCCACGCCGACATCGACCCGGCCGAGATCGGCAAGAACCGCGCCGCCGACGTGCCGATCGTCGGCGACGCCCGCGAGGTGCTGGCCGACCTGATCGTGGCCGTCCAGGCCGAGCACGAGGCCGGCCGCAAGGGCGACTACACCGCCTGGTGGAAGCGGCTGAACGAGTGGAAGACCACCTACCCGCTCGGCTACGCCCCCGCCCCGGCGGGCGAGCTCTCCCCGCAGCAGGTGATCGAGCGGATCGGCCAGCTGGTCGGCCCGGACGCGATCTACGCGGCGGGCGTCGGCCAGCACCAGATGTGGACCTCCCAGTTCATCGGCTTCGAGAAGCCCGCGACCTGGCTGAACTCCGGCGGCGCCGGGACCATGGGCTACGCCGTCCCGGCGGCGATGGGCGCCAAGGCCGGCTGCCCCGACACCCAGGTCTGGGCGATCGACGGCGACGGCTGCTTCCAGATGACCAACCAGGAACTGGTCACCTGCGCGCTCAACAACATCCCGATCAAGGTCGCGGTCATCAACAACGGCTCGCTGGGCATGGTCCGCCAGTGGCAGACCCTCTTCTACAACCAGCGGTACTCCAACACCGTGCTGCACAGCGGCCCGGGCCACGACGGGGTGGCACCCCCGGCGGCCGGCACCCGCGTCCCGGACTTCGTCAAGCTGGCCGAGGCCATGGGCTGCTACGGGCTGCGCTGCGAGAGCCCCGACCAGCTGGACGCGGTGATCAAGGAAGCGATGTCGATCAACGACGCCCCGGTCGTCATCGACTTCATCGTGCACCAGGACGCCATGGTGTGGCCGATGGTCGCCGCCGGCACCAGCAACGACGAGATCATGGCCGCCCGCGACGTCCGCCCCGACTTCGGCGACGAGCTGGACTGA
- the ilvN gene encoding acetolactate synthase small subunit: MSKHTLSVLVENKPGVLARIAALFSRRGFNIDSLAVGPTEHPDVSRMTIVVQVEDLPLEQVTKQLNKLVNVIKIVELDPVAAVRRELVLVKVRADAETRSQVTEIVQLFRAKTVDVSPDAVTIEATGSSDKLEAMLRMLEPYGIKELVQSGMVAIGRGARSITDRSLRALDRSA; this comes from the coding sequence ATGTCCAAGCACACGCTCTCCGTCCTGGTCGAGAACAAGCCCGGCGTGCTCGCCCGCATCGCCGCGCTCTTCTCCCGCCGGGGATTCAACATCGACTCGCTCGCCGTCGGGCCCACCGAGCACCCCGACGTCTCCCGGATGACCATCGTCGTCCAGGTGGAGGACCTCCCCCTGGAGCAGGTCACCAAGCAGCTCAACAAGCTGGTCAACGTGATAAAGATCGTCGAGCTGGACCCGGTCGCCGCCGTCCGGCGCGAACTGGTGCTGGTGAAGGTCCGCGCCGACGCCGAGACCCGCTCCCAGGTCACCGAGATCGTCCAGCTCTTCCGCGCCAAGACGGTCGACGTCTCACCCGACGCCGTGACCATCGAGGCCACCGGCAGCTCCGACAAGCTCGAAGCCATGCTCCGCATGCTGGAGCCGTACGGCATCAAGGAACTGGTGCAGTCCGGCATGGTGGCCATCGGCCGTGGCGCCCGGTCCATCACCGACCGGTCGCTGCGCGCCCTCGACCGCTCCGCCTAG